CGAACCCGGAAGGGCTGCCGATCGACGTCTTCGACGACATCCGCAAGGGCGTGGAGACGGACCGCTCACAGTTCTACAAAGATCTCAGTGCCGCGTTCTACGGCGCCAACCGGGACGACTCGACCGTCACCCAGGGAACCCGTGACGAGTTCTGGCTCTGGAGCATGACCGTGGGGATCAAGGGCGCTTATGACTGCGTCAAGGCATTCTCCGAGACCGATCTCACCGAGGACCTCAAGAAGATCGACGTCCCGACATTGATCGTGCACGGCGACGACGACCAGATCGTTCCGATCGTGGCCTCCGGCGACAAATCGTCGAAGCTCGTCAAGGACGCGATCTACAAAGTCTACCCGGGCGCTCCGCACGGCCTGGCGATGGTGCCGAAATTCGCCGAGCGGTTCAACGCCGATCTCCTGGAATTCGCCCGGAGTTGATCGC
This window of the Streptomyces sp. N50 genome carries:
- a CDS encoding alpha/beta fold hydrolase; translation: MPFATSSDGTQIFYKDWGSGQPVVFSHGWPLTADAWDPQLKVMADNGFRAVAHDRRGGGRSGQPWDGNNLDTYADDLASVIEALDLRDVILVGHSTGGGEVTRYLGRHGSGRVAKAVLLGAIPPLMLKTDANPEGLPIDVFDDIRKGVETDRSQFYKDLSAAFYGANRDDSTVTQGTRDEFWLWSMTVGIKGAYDCVKAFSETDLTEDLKKIDVPTLIVHGDDDQIVPIVASGDKSSKLVKDAIYKVYPGAPHGLAMVPKFAERFNADLLEFARS